A genomic segment from Saprospiraceae bacterium encodes:
- a CDS encoding cohesin domain-containing protein codes for MLKKCIYCLLTLVLSFWRFGLMGQNSGNCLSFSIAEQVAMTGETACVAVTTKNFEAVISFQNTIQWDPSLLSLIEVKDFELGSVGSTFGVSAAQLALGRLPVSWFDPTLNGVTLADDELLYTLCFEVIGSENFAEIGFGNSPTPLEVTVESDNNFGLAPLPAAAISGGINIGDSDPSSLTIEEVCVQSNSCDESGLASITVNVLEGVAPYSYSWTGPGNFSATTANIVAEEAGFYELLVLDQNGASAKAVARVEEGAGSSDFVNGTVTNINCGTEDTGAISLNLTEAGSFEFNWSNGATSQNLSNLSAGEYAVTVTNSATGCTAVKTFQVSISQIQAGVFYTCLNTENEETGMAEVTAAVFSGGTGPFTFNWSTGEETVAESTSKIQVQLPTTVSVTITDQSNCLFVSQELSPTCQDNPQEDEFALSYSYTCIENDNTVDLSAFVWNGGNAPFTFNWSTGEQDTQNDKSTIRVSATGTYSLTVTDANGLIQVLGGMTPNCSANSPLHLSIGEANATTGETVCLAVRADGFNSLLGMQYAIGWDPSLVQLTTVQSFNLPHLSNTSFNLQPGQLEDGILRLSWFDAQTIGVTMPDGTALYEMCFTVLGTEGEASIYFDQNSMLTEFVNDGVSTVPPVLNNGLIIINGDERVWPGDTDHNALANHYDLLNIGIAYNATGPERPNANLTWTGQWATDWAGQTPASAINYKHIDANGDGLISAADTNGLSLNWGRTVNFNNDPFDEFRAIPGQPKNLTAPIFVEPYPVASGEIAHFNIHLGDTENPVEGAYGIAFTIVYDPLAVVYGSAKASFQPSWLGNIDDNMIAIVRDDPNHHRIHVALTRIDQVNVNGNGPIGMLSMTIEDVIFRDTEYEMLFRMENVRLISAQEQVINVEQRETSGMVNDSPLGIDDLPAAERIKLFPNPTTNQIQIEYNGIAAEYLQLFSPAGQLLREYKAMNQISLAGLPASTYLLRFVGKDGVYHKKVVKQ; via the coding sequence ATGTTAAAAAAATGTATTTATTGTCTACTCACTTTAGTCTTGTCATTTTGGCGTTTTGGCCTGATGGGTCAAAATAGTGGTAATTGCCTTTCTTTCAGCATTGCAGAACAAGTGGCAATGACTGGCGAAACGGCTTGTGTAGCCGTCACCACTAAAAATTTTGAAGCGGTAATAAGTTTTCAAAATACCATTCAATGGGATCCCAGTTTATTGTCTTTAATTGAGGTGAAGGATTTCGAATTAGGAAGTGTGGGGAGTACCTTTGGTGTTTCGGCTGCCCAGCTTGCATTAGGACGGCTGCCCGTGTCGTGGTTTGATCCAACTTTGAATGGTGTAACCTTAGCAGATGATGAGTTATTATATACGCTGTGTTTTGAAGTGATAGGCAGCGAAAATTTTGCCGAAATAGGCTTTGGTAATAGCCCAACACCCTTGGAAGTGACGGTGGAAAGCGATAATAATTTTGGCTTGGCTCCCTTACCTGCCGCTGCCATTTCTGGAGGCATAAATATAGGGGATAGCGACCCCTCCTCTCTCACAATCGAGGAGGTTTGTGTACAGTCAAATAGTTGCGATGAAAGTGGCCTTGCTTCCATTACCGTAAATGTTTTGGAAGGTGTAGCTCCTTATTCCTATAGTTGGACGGGGCCAGGCAATTTTTCGGCAACTACGGCAAATATTGTCGCAGAAGAAGCTGGTTTTTATGAACTATTGGTTTTGGACCAAAATGGTGCTAGCGCTAAAGCCGTAGCCAGAGTGGAAGAAGGTGCGGGTTCTTCGGATTTTGTCAATGGCACTGTAACCAACATCAATTGTGGAACGGAAGACACCGGCGCAATAAGCCTTAATCTTACCGAAGCAGGCAGTTTTGAATTTAACTGGAGCAATGGTGCGACAAGCCAAAATTTAAGCAACCTGAGCGCAGGCGAATATGCCGTTACCGTTACCAATTCGGCCACAGGGTGCACTGCTGTCAAAACTTTTCAGGTAAGTATTTCTCAAATCCAGGCTGGCGTATTTTATACCTGTTTAAATACCGAAAATGAGGAAACAGGCATGGCGGAAGTAACTGCAGCCGTTTTTAGTGGAGGCACCGGACCCTTTACCTTTAATTGGAGTACGGGAGAAGAAACAGTAGCCGAAAGCACCAGTAAAATTCAAGTGCAACTTCCTACAACGGTGAGTGTAACCATTACAGATCAATCCAATTGTCTCTTTGTTTCCCAGGAACTTAGCCCTACTTGTCAAGATAATCCCCAGGAAGATGAGTTTGCCCTTAGCTACTCCTATACCTGTATTGAAAATGACAATACCGTAGACCTAAGCGCTTTTGTTTGGAATGGCGGGAATGCCCCTTTTACATTCAATTGGAGTACTGGAGAACAAGATACCCAAAACGACAAAAGTACCATTAGGGTATCAGCAACAGGTACCTACTCTTTGACGGTAACAGATGCCAATGGCCTGATCCAGGTTTTAGGCGGCATGACCCCAAACTGCTCGGCAAATTCACCTTTGCACCTTAGTATTGGGGAAGCCAATGCGACCACAGGCGAAACCGTTTGCCTGGCCGTGCGCGCCGACGGGTTCAATAGCTTATTGGGTATGCAATATGCAATAGGTTGGGACCCTTCCTTGGTCCAATTGACCACGGTGCAGTCTTTCAATCTTCCCCATTTGAGCAACACAAGTTTCAATTTGCAGCCTGGTCAACTCGAAGATGGCATCCTGAGATTGTCTTGGTTTGATGCACAAACAATTGGCGTAACGATGCCCGATGGCACGGCCCTATATGAAATGTGTTTTACCGTCTTGGGAACGGAGGGAGAAGCTTCCATCTATTTTGACCAAAACTCCATGTTGACGGAGTTTGTCAATGATGGCGTTTCAACGGTCCCTCCCGTATTAAACAATGGCCTCATTATCATCAACGGAGATGAGCGGGTGTGGCCGGGAGATACCGATCACAACGCCTTGGCCAACCATTACGATTTACTTAATATTGGCATCGCCTATAATGCTACCGGCCCTGAACGCCCTAATGCCAACCTCACCTGGACTGGCCAATGGGCGACCGACTGGGCTGGCCAAACGCCTGCTTCTGCTATCAATTACAAGCATATTGATGCCAATGGCGATGGCCTGATTAGTGCCGCCGACACCAATGGATTGAGCCTTAACTGGGGCCGGACAGTCAATTTTAACAACGACCCATTCGATGAATTCAGGGCAATCCCCGGTCAACCCAAAAACTTGACCGCCCCTATTTTTGTAGAACCTTACCCCGTTGCCTCAGGTGAGATCGCCCATTTTAACATCCACCTCGGCGACACCGAAAACCCTGTAGAAGGAGCCTACGGTATCGCCTTCACTATCGTTTACGATCCCCTTGCCGTTGTTTATGGCTCTGCCAAGGCTTCCTTTCAACCTTCCTGGTTGGGTAATATTGATGATAATATGATCGCTATCGTTAGAGATGATCCAAATCATCACCGGATCCATGTGGCTTTAACGCGAATAGACCAAGTCAATGTCAATGGTAATGGCCCGATAGGAATGCTCTCCATGACAATAGAGGATGTCATTTTCCGCGACACAGAATATGAAATGTTATTTAGGATGGAAAATGTTCGCCTCATTAGTGCACAAGAACAGGTGATCAACGTCGAACAACGGGAAACAAGCGGAATGGTGAACGATAGCCCCTTAGGTATCGATGACCTTCCTGCAGCGGAACGGATCAAGTTGTTCCCCAATCCGACGACTAATCAAATCCAGATCGAGTACAACGGCATTGCTGCCGAATACCTGCAATTATTTAGCCCCGCTGGCCAATTGCTTCGGGAATATAAAGCTATGAATCAAATTTCGCTAGCTGGTTTGCCCGCTTCGACTTATTTGCTACGCTTTGTTGGCAAAGACGGGGTTTACCACAAAAAAGTAGTGAAGCAGTAA
- the metK gene encoding methionine adenosyltransferase: MPYLFTSESVSEGHPDKVADQISDALVDHFLAFDPSSKVACETLVTTGQVVLAGEVKSSVYLDVQEIARSVIRRIGYTKSEYMFEANSCGVLSAIHEQSPDINQGVERAAPEEQGAGDQGMMFGYATDETDNYMPLALYMAHLILEELAAIRKGGTQLTYLRPDSKSQVTIEYSDDHVPQRIDSIVVSTQHDDFDEDNIMLAKIREDIINIVIPKVKAQLKPEIQALFNDSITYHINPTGKFVIGGPHGDTGLTGRKIIVDTYGGKGAHGGGAFSGKDPSKVDRSAAYATRHIAKNMVAAGVCSEILVQVSYAIGVAAPTNIYINTYGTAKVGLSDSQIAEKVTGLFDMRPYAIEQRLKLRNPIYSETAAYGHMGRPSQIKIVSLKNGAGEILEKEVETFTWEKLDYVDKVKAAFGL; this comes from the coding sequence ATGCCATATTTATTTACATCCGAATCCGTATCAGAAGGTCATCCAGATAAAGTAGCTGATCAAATATCAGATGCACTTGTTGACCATTTTTTAGCCTTTGATCCGAGCTCTAAAGTAGCTTGTGAGACCCTGGTGACCACCGGCCAAGTGGTCCTGGCAGGTGAAGTAAAGTCTAGCGTGTACCTAGATGTTCAAGAAATTGCCCGCTCGGTGATTCGCCGCATAGGCTACACGAAGTCTGAATATATGTTCGAAGCCAATTCTTGTGGCGTTTTATCAGCAATACATGAGCAATCGCCCGACATTAATCAAGGTGTAGAGCGGGCAGCACCCGAAGAACAAGGTGCCGGAGACCAGGGGATGATGTTTGGTTATGCTACTGATGAAACGGATAACTATATGCCTTTGGCCCTTTATATGGCACATTTGATTTTGGAAGAGTTGGCAGCTATTCGCAAGGGTGGAACGCAACTGACCTACCTCCGACCAGATTCCAAGTCACAGGTAACGATCGAATACTCAGACGACCATGTTCCACAACGGATTGATTCCATCGTCGTCTCTACGCAACATGATGATTTTGATGAAGACAATATCATGCTGGCAAAAATTAGAGAAGACATCATCAATATCGTTATTCCTAAGGTAAAAGCGCAATTGAAGCCAGAAATCCAGGCTTTGTTTAATGATAGCATTACTTACCACATCAACCCGACCGGCAAATTTGTGATTGGTGGTCCGCATGGTGATACAGGCCTGACAGGTCGGAAGATCATCGTGGATACTTATGGGGGTAAAGGGGCCCACGGCGGTGGCGCTTTCTCTGGAAAAGACCCTTCAAAAGTAGACCGTTCCGCCGCTTATGCGACACGGCATATTGCTAAAAACATGGTGGCTGCAGGTGTTTGTAGTGAGATCCTCGTACAGGTTTCTTATGCAATTGGTGTGGCTGCACCAACCAATATATACATCAATACCTACGGCACAGCAAAGGTTGGACTATCAGATAGCCAAATCGCTGAAAAAGTAACGGGACTCTTCGATATGCGCCCCTACGCCATTGAACAGCGTCTGAAGCTGCGAAATCCTATCTATTCCGAGACAGCTGCATATGGCCATATGGGTCGCCCTTCTCAAATCAAAATCGTCAGTTTGAAAAATGGTGCAGGTGAAATCCTGGAAAAAGAAGTGGAAACCTTTACCTGGGAGAAGCTTGATTATGTGGATAAGGTGAAGGCTGCTTTTGGGTTGTAG
- a CDS encoding fumarylacetoacetate hydrolase family protein: MKIICIGRNYAEHAKELNNPVPGKPVVFMKPPSALLIDNKPFYYPDFTKNLHHELEIVLKIGKNGRHVQAEFAADYYSEIALGIDFTARDLQDELKKKGQPWEIAKAFDHSAVLSSFVPIEKVNQSAIEFELKKNGEVVQHGNTKDLLFTFEDIIVYVSQFFKLQMGDLIYTGTPAGVGPVQIGDKLEGFLYTKTGIEHLLTCDIK, translated from the coding sequence ATGAAAATCATATGCATTGGCCGCAACTACGCAGAACATGCCAAAGAGTTGAACAATCCCGTCCCGGGAAAGCCCGTTGTATTTATGAAGCCTCCTTCGGCCCTTTTGATCGACAATAAACCATTTTATTATCCGGATTTCACCAAAAACTTGCACCATGAGTTGGAAATCGTGCTTAAAATAGGAAAAAATGGCAGACATGTGCAAGCTGAATTTGCTGCTGATTATTATTCAGAAATAGCCTTAGGCATTGATTTTACGGCAAGGGATTTGCAAGATGAACTGAAAAAAAAGGGACAGCCCTGGGAAATTGCCAAGGCCTTTGATCATTCCGCCGTACTCAGCTCATTCGTTCCTATTGAAAAAGTAAACCAATCAGCTATCGAATTTGAACTCAAGAAAAATGGCGAAGTTGTCCAGCATGGCAACACCAAAGATCTCCTTTTTACCTTTGAAGACATTATCGTTTATGTTTCTCAATTCTTCAAACTGCAGATGGGAGATCTCATTTATACCGGAACGCCCGCCGGAGTTGGTCCGGTACAAATTGGCGATAAGTTAGAAGGGTTCTTATATACAAAAACGGGAATTGAACACTTGTTGACCTGCGATATAAAGTAA
- a CDS encoding amino acid permease: MSQLNKRINLYGLTMIAVGSCIGAGIFTTPNVVAQPLQNQALVLLIWVIGGLISLTGALTFAELGGMFPQSGGVYVYLKKAYGDLTGFLYGWVTLLAINTGSLAALGIAFAEYLTFFFPMDAAIKTVVAIVVIAVLTLVNVIGVQVSQSLANIFTGLKLLAIVGIAMVGIFYYDPVISDFDLSTASPESVNIYSGLLIALIGVLWSYGGWHHASYVAGETINAQKTVPRAMMLGAIIVTFTYVLVNLAYMLLLPMEDLIASEKVAGDAVAAVLPNGGQLVAIAIGISIFGTISIYTMSAPRIYFAMAKDGIFFKALAEIHPRFRTPANAMIIQALWAIILLLFWGTFADLITYVVFMDFLFMALAAFSVFLFRKKRPDLERPYKTWGYPVVPAIFILIVAVFLVNTFINRPKQAIAGLVIAVLGGLVYSTFKRSKRLDTEQV, encoded by the coding sequence ATGAGCCAACTAAATAAGCGCATTAATTTATACGGCCTGACCATGATCGCCGTTGGTAGCTGCATTGGGGCTGGTATCTTTACGACGCCCAATGTGGTGGCCCAGCCTTTGCAGAACCAAGCATTAGTTCTACTCATTTGGGTAATTGGTGGCTTAATCAGCCTGACGGGCGCCTTGACCTTCGCGGAATTGGGCGGGATGTTTCCTCAATCGGGCGGCGTCTATGTTTATTTGAAAAAGGCCTATGGCGATCTGACCGGATTTTTATACGGCTGGGTCACCCTTTTAGCCATCAATACGGGTTCGCTTGCTGCTTTGGGCATTGCCTTTGCTGAGTATTTGACTTTCTTTTTTCCCATGGATGCTGCCATAAAGACAGTAGTGGCTATTGTCGTTATAGCGGTCCTGACACTAGTCAATGTCATTGGTGTTCAAGTCAGCCAGTCGCTGGCCAATATCTTCACAGGGTTAAAATTGTTGGCCATTGTGGGTATTGCTATGGTTGGGATTTTTTATTATGATCCTGTTATTTCCGATTTTGACTTATCGACCGCTTCTCCCGAAAGTGTGAATATTTATAGCGGTCTGTTGATCGCGCTCATCGGCGTATTGTGGTCCTACGGTGGCTGGCACCATGCCTCCTATGTCGCTGGCGAAACCATCAACGCCCAAAAGACGGTACCACGGGCCATGATGCTGGGCGCCATCATCGTCACCTTTACCTATGTGTTGGTCAATTTGGCCTACATGCTGTTGCTGCCCATGGAGGATCTGATTGCAAGCGAAAAAGTGGCAGGAGACGCTGTTGCAGCCGTGTTGCCTAATGGTGGACAATTGGTGGCCATTGCGATTGGGATTTCCATATTCGGAACGATTAGTATCTATACGATGTCTGCTCCCCGCATTTACTTTGCGATGGCTAAAGATGGTATCTTTTTTAAAGCCCTTGCTGAAATCCATCCTCGCTTTCGAACACCTGCCAATGCTATGATTATTCAGGCCCTATGGGCCATTATCTTGCTGCTATTTTGGGGAACATTTGCTGACCTGATAACCTATGTGGTCTTTATGGATTTTCTTTTTATGGCTTTGGCTGCTTTCAGCGTTTTTCTTTTTCGGAAAAAGCGCCCTGACCTGGAACGGCCATACAAGACCTGGGGCTATCCCGTGGTGCCTGCCATTTTCATCTTGATTGTGGCTGTTTTTTTAGTCAATACTTTTATTAACCGACCTAAGCAGGCCATCGCCGGATTAGTCATCGCCGTATTGGGGGGACTGGTTTATTCGACATTTAAACGTTCAAAAAGGCTAGACACAGAACAAGTGTAA
- a CDS encoding M20 family metallopeptidase codes for MKEQIQALANQIHGEVIGLRRHIHQHPELSFQEVETGKFIAGKLQEWGIPHQHGVAENGVVALIEGKKPGNKVVALRADIDALPISEANEVPYKSKNEGVMHACGHDVHSSSLLGTAKILNALKDNFGGTIKLIFQPAEEMIPGGASIMIKEGVLENPAPASIFGQHVHPVLQVGKVGFRPGMYMASTDELYMTVTGKGGHGAIPQDCIDPILIAAHIITALQQIVSRRGDPTLPSVLTFGYIASTGGSTNVIPNEVKLKGTFRTYEEDWRREAHRLMKKLAEGMAASMGGTCELHVANGYPALINHPDLTINAKAYACEYLGEDNVVDLPMRMTGEDFAYYSQVMPACFYRLGTGNPDKGIVSPIHTNTFNVDEHCLEVSTGLMAWMALKELGLSA; via the coding sequence TTGAAGGAGCAAATCCAGGCATTAGCCAATCAAATACACGGAGAAGTAATCGGTTTAAGAAGACATATTCACCAACATCCTGAATTATCCTTCCAAGAAGTGGAAACGGGGAAGTTTATTGCTGGAAAGCTGCAGGAATGGGGTATTCCTCATCAACATGGTGTGGCAGAGAATGGAGTTGTAGCCTTGATAGAAGGTAAAAAGCCAGGCAATAAAGTCGTAGCACTTCGGGCGGATATAGATGCCCTCCCTATTTCAGAGGCCAATGAGGTGCCCTATAAGTCTAAAAACGAAGGCGTGATGCATGCCTGTGGACACGATGTGCATTCTTCTTCGCTGTTAGGCACAGCCAAAATATTGAATGCATTAAAGGATAATTTTGGAGGTACGATAAAGCTGATTTTTCAGCCAGCAGAGGAAATGATCCCTGGCGGCGCCTCTATCATGATAAAGGAAGGCGTTTTGGAAAATCCGGCACCAGCTAGCATCTTTGGGCAGCATGTGCATCCGGTCTTACAGGTGGGGAAGGTGGGATTTCGCCCTGGCATGTACATGGCATCCACCGACGAATTGTACATGACCGTAACCGGTAAAGGGGGCCATGGTGCCATTCCTCAGGATTGTATAGACCCCATCCTGATAGCCGCTCATATTATCACGGCCCTCCAGCAGATTGTTAGCAGACGGGGAGATCCAACCCTGCCTTCCGTGCTTACCTTTGGCTATATCGCCTCCACCGGCGGCTCTACCAATGTGATTCCCAATGAAGTCAAGCTGAAAGGCACCTTTCGGACTTACGAAGAAGATTGGCGCCGCGAAGCCCACCGCCTAATGAAAAAACTGGCGGAGGGAATGGCAGCTTCCATGGGCGGTACCTGTGAATTGCATGTTGCCAATGGCTACCCGGCCCTGATTAATCATCCTGACCTCACCATCAATGCCAAGGCTTATGCCTGCGAATACCTGGGTGAAGACAATGTGGTTGACCTCCCCATGCGAATGACAGGCGAGGATTTTGCCTATTACTCCCAAGTTATGCCCGCCTGCTTTTACCGACTAGGCACAGGCAATCCAGACAAAGGCATTGTTTCTCCGATTCACACCAATACCTTTAACGTTGATGAACATTGCCTGGAAGTCAGCACCGGCCTGATGGCCTGGATGGCTTTGAAAGAACTAGGCTTATCAGCTTAG
- a CDS encoding outer membrane beta-barrel protein: MRKYYFLSICISVGFGQLQAQEGRALSWGVFASFNQSSIQEIYEWRDFLCFEGCSSVGHQPGRSYEVGLVSELKLKKRWSADVTFGYANLFYIEEETWSDGAGFFTREVERTLKNLSLGLGLQYALFQFKAKQQEIYLRGGITNLFNLNERGTGYYTFENTLKNWSQMGEVEMGIKWPIGNTWVEFGPHWRFALSNFAKSREGIRETDFNQLQPQEIGLKLRFLAR, translated from the coding sequence ATGAGAAAGTATTATTTTTTAAGTATTTGTATATCCGTTGGCTTTGGTCAACTGCAGGCACAAGAAGGGAGGGCACTTTCCTGGGGTGTCTTCGCTAGTTTTAATCAATCAAGTATTCAGGAGATATATGAATGGCGGGATTTCCTTTGTTTTGAGGGATGTTCTTCGGTAGGTCATCAGCCAGGTAGGAGTTATGAAGTGGGGCTGGTATCGGAACTCAAACTCAAAAAAAGGTGGTCAGCCGATGTAACATTTGGTTATGCGAATCTCTTCTATATAGAGGAGGAAACCTGGTCGGATGGGGCTGGTTTCTTCACTAGAGAAGTCGAGAGAACATTAAAAAACCTATCCCTCGGACTAGGGCTGCAATATGCCTTATTTCAGTTTAAGGCCAAACAACAAGAAATTTATTTGCGTGGGGGTATCACCAACCTTTTCAATCTAAATGAAAGAGGAACAGGTTACTATACCTTTGAGAATACCTTGAAAAATTGGAGTCAAATGGGGGAAGTGGAAATGGGGATAAAATGGCCCATAGGGAATACCTGGGTGGAATTTGGACCGCATTGGCGTTTTGCCTTATCCAATTTTGCGAAAAGCCGCGAGGGCATTCGAGAGACTGATTTTAATCAACTGCAACCGCAAGAGATTGGACTCAAGCTACGCTTCCTTGCTAGGTAA
- a CDS encoding PQQ-dependent sugar dehydrogenase, whose product MMQRIIFLFSSFLLLYACQSPQELAQDMTLPEPDADHGVLNLPEGFGAFLVADTLKGLRHIVVRDNGDIYVSHARAQDGFGRKALRDTNNDGRMDSIVSFTSFVGTGMNIHKDYLYMANDSMIFRSKLVADQLLPSEAIDTIAFIPNTNTGHRSKTMTFDGQGNMYVNVGSFSNACLEKARTKGSIGMDPCPELSYRAGIWRFKEDQLHQTQEKDGVRYASGIRNGMALEWNTATNSLYCLQHGRDQLSALWPEHFNEEQSALLPSEEFMQVNEGDDFGWPYCYFDHFQGKKILAPEYGGDGKEQGRCEGIKSPVVAFPGHMAPNDLLFYTGDQFPERYKDGAFIAFHGSWNRAPYNQGGYFVAFVPMKDGQAAGDWEIFADGFVGPNPVASPRDAVYRPCGLAQGPDGSIYVTDSQKGRIWRIAYYGEDYKPAVKGGAAAPKEAVFALNAAPGDDTPAGELAVGQASYEQYCAVCHMKGGEGVPGMNPPLKGVEWVNGDKKRLIGIVLNGLTEPLEINGETYKNAMAAFPYLKDEQIAEILTYVRSHFGNEADAVSAEEVKALRDNT is encoded by the coding sequence ATGATGCAAAGAATAATCTTTCTTTTTTCCAGCTTTTTACTCCTTTACGCGTGCCAATCTCCACAGGAGTTGGCCCAAGACATGACCTTACCTGAACCCGATGCGGATCATGGTGTGTTAAATCTACCAGAAGGTTTTGGCGCCTTTTTAGTTGCTGACACATTAAAAGGGCTTCGCCACATTGTGGTTCGCGATAATGGCGACATCTATGTGAGCCATGCCAGGGCACAGGATGGTTTTGGCCGCAAAGCCCTCAGGGATACGAATAATGACGGCCGTATGGACAGCATTGTATCCTTTACCTCCTTTGTAGGCACAGGAATGAATATCCACAAGGATTATTTATATATGGCCAATGACTCGATGATTTTCAGAAGTAAACTAGTAGCTGACCAGCTGTTGCCTTCCGAAGCCATTGATACGATCGCCTTCATTCCTAATACCAATACGGGACACCGATCTAAAACCATGACCTTTGATGGTCAAGGAAATATGTATGTCAATGTGGGCTCTTTTTCAAATGCTTGTTTGGAAAAAGCAAGGACAAAAGGCTCCATAGGTATGGACCCCTGCCCTGAACTGAGCTATCGTGCTGGGATCTGGCGATTCAAGGAAGATCAATTACACCAAACCCAGGAAAAAGATGGTGTACGCTATGCTAGTGGAATTAGAAATGGCATGGCCCTAGAATGGAATACCGCTACAAATTCCTTGTATTGCCTCCAACATGGTCGCGATCAGTTATCGGCCCTTTGGCCGGAGCATTTCAATGAAGAACAAAGTGCGCTACTTCCTTCCGAAGAATTCATGCAAGTCAATGAAGGAGATGATTTTGGATGGCCCTACTGCTATTTCGATCACTTCCAAGGCAAAAAGATATTAGCCCCAGAGTACGGTGGCGACGGAAAAGAACAAGGTCGATGTGAAGGAATTAAATCACCAGTCGTAGCCTTCCCTGGTCATATGGCACCCAACGACCTCCTTTTTTATACGGGTGATCAATTCCCTGAGCGCTACAAAGATGGTGCTTTCATTGCCTTCCATGGCTCCTGGAACCGTGCGCCCTATAACCAAGGAGGCTATTTTGTCGCTTTTGTTCCCATGAAAGACGGTCAAGCAGCTGGCGACTGGGAGATTTTTGCCGATGGCTTTGTTGGCCCAAATCCGGTAGCCAGTCCACGCGATGCCGTTTATCGCCCTTGTGGCTTGGCACAAGGGCCTGATGGCTCTATTTATGTCACAGATTCTCAGAAGGGGCGAATCTGGCGGATTGCCTATTATGGCGAGGATTACAAGCCTGCCGTAAAAGGTGGTGCAGCTGCGCCAAAAGAGGCCGTATTTGCCTTGAATGCAGCGCCAGGAGATGACACACCTGCCGGAGAATTGGCTGTTGGCCAGGCTTCTTATGAACAATACTGTGCGGTTTGTCATATGAAAGGGGGCGAAGGGGTCCCAGGTATGAATCCACCACTAAAGGGCGTCGAATGGGTCAATGGTGACAAAAAAAGACTCATTGGCATCGTCCTCAATGGCCTCACGGAACCGCTGGAGATCAATGGCGAAACTTATAAAAATGCCATGGCCGCTTTTCCGTACCTCAAGGATGAACAGATTGCCGAAATCCTGACTTATGTCCGAAGTCATTTCGGTAACGAGGCGGATGCTGTAAGCGCTGAGGAGGTGAAAGCGTTGAGGGATAATACGTAG